One region of Pleuronectes platessa chromosome 18, fPlePla1.1, whole genome shotgun sequence genomic DNA includes:
- the edn1 gene encoding endothelin-1 → MDTYVLISVLSVMCSWSLCTVLSSPVAEKPADSRSVSRGRHVRTKRCSCDTFLDKECVYFCHLDIIWVNTPERVVSYGLGNAPRTRRALQDSKAAGSAPRCRCVRENDSTCSSFCHQDNQHLRSQTSQETSIPTEHKPAADRSRIKRWNKSHEKQVSAAALRVALRTRLLLEDWRVRRRHRARAREGESTAP, encoded by the exons atggataCTTACGTTTTGATTTCCGTGTTATCAGTGATGTGCTCGTGGAGTCTGTGCACAG TTCTCTCGTCTCCAGTCGCAGAGAAACCCGCAGACTCCCGCAGCGTCTCCCGGGGGAGACATGTGCGCACGAAGCGCTGCTCCTGCGACACGTTCCTGGACAAGGAGTGCGTGTACTTCTGCCACCTGGACATCATCTGGGTCAACACACCTGA GCGCGTGGTCTCTTACGGACTGGGCAACGCTCCGAGGACGAGGCGCGCGCTGCAGGACTCCAAGGCGGCCGGGAGCGCGCCTCGCTGCCGGTGCGTGCGTGAGAACGACAGCACGTGCAGCAGCTTCTGTCACCAGGACAACCAGCATCTCAG GTCTCAGACGTCGCAGGAAACCTCGATCCCCACGGAACACAAGCCGGCAGCTGACAGGAGCAGGATTAAGAG GTGGAACAAGAGCCACGAGAAACAGGTGTCGGCCGCCGCGCTCAGGGTCGCCTTGAGAACCcgcctgctgctggaggactgGAGGGTGAGGCGGCGCCACAGGGCGAGGGCGAGGGAGGGCGAGAGCACGGCCCCCTAA